The following are encoded together in the Petrotoga mexicana DSM 14811 genome:
- the gndA gene encoding NADP-dependent phosphogluconate dehydrogenase, giving the protein MDQQKSDIAVIGMAVMGQNLALNMESKGFKVSVYNRTNEKTKRFVEERGKNKNIQGTYSIEELVNSLKTPKKIILMVKAGKPVDDVIEELLPYLNKEDIIIDGGNSFYKDTDRRYEELHKKGIRFLGTGISGGEYGALHGPSIMPGGDESAYEEVKNILEATAAQTEDGPCVTYLGPKSSGHYVKMVHNGIEYAIMELIAETYDIMRKVIKMNPQDMSKVFKEWNEEHKSYLMEITYKILEWKDEETGRPIVDVILDSAKQKGTGKWSVQDSLDLNISIPTINAAVNARTLSSIKDERMRIGEIYETPIEMNLNESFINSLRDALYISTIIAYAEGMKLLQVASKEYAYNLDLSEVARIWEDGCIIRSAFLKPIQRTFKNDPNLVNLIISDEFKSDFKEKIPKLREVVSQIKQAGIPIPALSSALDYFDGLSSKELPANLIQAQRDYFGAHTYERRDKEGIFHTEWQDIHNI; this is encoded by the coding sequence ATGGATCAACAAAAAAGCGATATAGCGGTTATAGGGATGGCGGTGATGGGGCAGAATCTTGCTTTAAACATGGAATCAAAGGGTTTTAAGGTATCCGTTTACAATAGAACAAATGAAAAAACTAAAAGATTTGTTGAAGAAAGAGGAAAAAATAAAAATATTCAAGGGACTTACTCCATTGAAGAACTTGTTAATTCATTAAAAACGCCAAAAAAGATTATTTTAATGGTTAAAGCTGGCAAACCGGTTGATGATGTAATCGAGGAACTTTTACCTTATTTGAATAAGGAAGATATAATCATAGACGGAGGAAATTCTTTTTATAAAGATACAGACAGGAGATACGAAGAATTACATAAAAAAGGAATAAGATTTTTAGGAACCGGTATAAGTGGAGGGGAATACGGCGCATTACACGGTCCATCCATCATGCCTGGGGGAGATGAATCCGCATATGAAGAGGTAAAAAATATACTCGAAGCTACTGCTGCTCAAACAGAAGATGGTCCATGTGTTACTTACCTTGGTCCCAAATCAAGTGGTCATTATGTAAAAATGGTTCACAACGGGATAGAGTACGCCATTATGGAATTGATAGCAGAAACATACGATATTATGAGGAAAGTGATTAAAATGAATCCTCAGGATATGAGTAAAGTATTTAAAGAATGGAACGAAGAACACAAATCTTATTTGATGGAAATTACTTATAAGATTTTAGAGTGGAAAGACGAAGAAACTGGTCGACCAATTGTTGACGTTATTCTAGATAGCGCAAAACAGAAGGGTACAGGGAAATGGAGTGTTCAAGACTCTTTAGACTTGAATATTTCCATACCCACCATAAACGCCGCCGTAAATGCAAGAACCTTATCCTCAATAAAAGATGAAAGGATGAGGATTGGAGAGATATATGAAACCCCCATCGAAATGAATTTAAACGAAAGCTTTATAAATTCCCTAAGGGATGCTTTGTATATTTCAACGATAATTGCTTACGCAGAAGGTATGAAGTTGTTGCAAGTTGCATCCAAAGAATACGCGTATAATTTAGATTTGTCAGAAGTTGCAAGAATTTGGGAAGATGGATGTATAATAAGATCCGCATTTCTAAAACCAATCCAAAGAACATTTAAAAATGACCCCAATTTAGTAAATTTGATAATTTCTGACGAATTCAAAAGTGATTTTAAGGAGAAAATTCCAAAGTTGAGAGAGGTAGTTTCTCAAATCAAACAAGCTGGCATACCTATTCCTGCTCTAAGTTCGGCTCTAGATTATTTTGATGGATTAAGTTCAAAAGAGTTACCGGCGAATTTGATTCAAGCACAGAGGGATTATTTTGGTGCTCATACATACGAAAGAAGGGACAAAGAGGGTATATTCCACACAGAATGGCAAGATATACATAATATATAA
- a CDS encoding SDR family oxidoreductase, whose translation MSKVEDYFNVEGKVIAITGGAGVLCSEMAKSLGEAGGKIAIMDLSEKAMTLLSNELTEKGVEHLAIKTNVLKKNDLVIAKDEILKTFGKIDILINGAGGNKPEATTSKDKSFFELPEDAVQWVFNLNFLGTFLASQVFGEYFAEKGYGEIINISSMNAFRPLTNIPAYSAAKAAVSNFTQWLAVHMNHNYSKKIRVNAIAPGFLLTNQNRFLLTNEDGSLTQRGNQILDHTPMGRFGEPKDLISTVMWLISDSSEFVNGVVVPIDGGFAAYSGV comes from the coding sequence GTGAGTAAAGTTGAAGATTATTTTAACGTGGAAGGCAAAGTAATAGCGATAACAGGTGGAGCCGGTGTTTTATGCTCTGAAATGGCTAAGTCCTTGGGAGAAGCAGGTGGGAAGATTGCTATAATGGATCTTTCGGAAAAAGCTATGACTTTGTTAAGCAATGAATTAACAGAGAAAGGTGTTGAACACCTAGCGATTAAAACTAACGTCTTGAAAAAAAATGATTTAGTAATAGCAAAAGATGAAATTCTCAAAACATTTGGTAAAATAGATATACTGATAAATGGGGCAGGTGGCAACAAACCCGAAGCAACAACAAGTAAAGATAAATCTTTTTTTGAACTCCCAGAAGATGCAGTACAGTGGGTTTTTAACTTGAACTTCTTGGGAACATTTTTGGCAAGTCAAGTGTTTGGAGAATATTTTGCAGAAAAAGGTTATGGAGAGATAATAAATATCTCATCGATGAACGCATTTAGGCCCTTGACAAACATCCCTGCTTATTCTGCAGCTAAAGCAGCTGTGAGTAATTTTACACAATGGTTAGCGGTTCATATGAACCACAACTATTCGAAAAAAATAAGGGTCAATGCAATAGCTCCGGGATTTCTCTTAACTAATCAGAATCGATTCTTGCTGACCAATGAAGACGGTAGTTTAACCCAAAGGGGAAATCAAATATTGGATCATACACCTATGGGAAGGTTCGGAGAACCTAAAGATCTAATTTCTACAGTGATGTGGTTGATAAGCGATAGTTCTGAGTTTGTTAACGGTGTTGTTGTTCCAATAGATGGAGGGTTCGCCGCTTATAGTGGTGTATAA
- a CDS encoding amylo-alpha-1,6-glucosidase, with amino-acid sequence MYYKVEEDGSLTYFQIFPKEYIISNRSSTMLLKNCIPFSIFSNKYGTVISKIRLNFYPKQRAKFWPDGMSANNGLSKMTVMSEPSAYSFLIKFKNLKNLVFSFTPAFKKEFKLPFFDKIEIPISYQQEVENNGLKFADDFKIIIKKGEIRDLIKGEKVAFVLRSDKNNEIEIIIGKEEKNLEEKNTEYLQYLNGLVQNKDLSELEKSEFLFTMHTAFSSIKGYDGNLALAAGVNYSFPNRTYFRDSFWTIQPIMKVDPKFAKNQILFLSEGVHEDGSCPSGVMKLGEEELAFIRSKKNMLPKRAKEFYKYEKDWWSNHYDSGGYYIILLSDYINNTGDLSILKERFSDGTVLDKIGNILKRYISLDIDNDLLFEKPFDSNDWADNVYRNGAVTYDLAIQIKAFEEASLIYDLIGNKKTAEDTREKYQKMKHNFNKKMWNEGKGYFNDFIGDYLEDHLNIDTILSLLFDIADEDKKRKTLNAMERMLETKNNKEQKFEDWGVMSVWPFFKSKKHLFSKSVFPYRYHNGSDWPYLSSIYALVKKREGMDYKYPLTRWWEYSLEKGWINPVEYYSPIYTRGSLNQGWSSMAATLFL; translated from the coding sequence ATGTATTATAAGGTCGAAGAAGATGGAAGCTTAACTTATTTTCAAATATTTCCGAAAGAGTACATAATAAGTAACAGATCTTCCACGATGTTATTGAAAAACTGCATACCTTTTTCTATTTTTTCCAACAAGTATGGAACGGTAATCTCAAAAATAAGATTAAACTTTTACCCAAAACAAAGGGCGAAATTTTGGCCTGATGGTATGTCGGCTAATAATGGCTTATCAAAAATGACTGTTATGAGCGAGCCATCTGCTTATTCTTTCCTTATTAAATTTAAAAATTTAAAAAATTTAGTGTTCTCATTCACTCCTGCTTTTAAAAAAGAGTTCAAACTACCTTTTTTTGATAAGATAGAAATTCCTATAAGTTACCAACAAGAAGTAGAAAATAATGGTTTGAAATTCGCTGATGACTTTAAAATTATCATTAAAAAGGGTGAGATAAGAGATCTAATAAAAGGTGAAAAAGTAGCCTTCGTGTTGAGATCTGATAAGAACAACGAAATAGAGATTATTATTGGGAAAGAAGAAAAAAATTTAGAAGAAAAGAACACAGAATATCTTCAGTATCTGAACGGTTTAGTACAAAATAAAGACTTAAGTGAGTTAGAAAAATCAGAATTTTTGTTTACAATGCACACGGCTTTTTCCTCGATAAAAGGTTATGATGGGAATCTAGCTTTAGCAGCCGGAGTTAATTATTCTTTCCCAAATAGAACATATTTTAGAGATAGTTTTTGGACTATCCAGCCAATAATGAAAGTGGATCCAAAATTTGCCAAAAATCAAATTTTATTTTTGTCCGAAGGTGTTCATGAAGATGGGAGCTGCCCCAGTGGTGTAATGAAATTAGGAGAAGAAGAATTGGCTTTTATCAGAAGCAAAAAAAATATGTTACCCAAAAGGGCAAAAGAATTTTATAAATACGAAAAAGATTGGTGGTCAAACCATTATGACTCTGGAGGGTACTACATAATACTTTTGTCTGATTACATTAATAATACTGGAGACTTGAGTATTTTAAAAGAACGATTTTCTGATGGCACTGTATTGGATAAGATTGGGAATATTCTTAAAAGGTATATTAGTTTAGATATTGATAATGATTTATTATTTGAAAAGCCTTTTGATTCAAACGATTGGGCGGATAATGTGTACAGAAATGGAGCGGTCACATACGATTTGGCGATTCAAATAAAAGCCTTCGAAGAAGCTTCTTTAATATATGATTTAATTGGTAATAAAAAGACTGCTGAAGATACAAGAGAAAAATATCAAAAAATGAAACACAATTTCAACAAAAAGATGTGGAACGAGGGAAAAGGTTATTTTAATGATTTTATTGGCGACTATTTGGAAGATCACCTGAATATAGATACGATATTGTCTTTGCTTTTTGATATAGCAGATGAAGATAAAAAAAGAAAAACTTTAAACGCTATGGAGAGAATGCTTGAAACAAAGAATAACAAAGAGCAAAAGTTTGAAGATTGGGGAGTTATGTCTGTTTGGCCATTTTTCAAATCAAAAAAGCACCTTTTCAGCAAAAGTGTGTTTCCTTACAGGTACCACAATGGGAGTGATTGGCCTTATTTGTCTTCTATATATGCCCTGGTTAAGAAGAGAGAAGGTATGGATTATAAATATCCTTTAACTAGATGGTGGGAATATTCTTTGGAAAAAGGATGGATAAACCCTGTAGAATACTATAGCCCAATTTATACTCGAGGATCACTCAACCAAGGATGGTCTTCCATGGCTGCAACATTATTTCTTTGA
- a CDS encoding PIG-L deacetylase family protein, with protein sequence MVDALFIGAHPDDYEAFAGGTILRLKNEGKSCGGIILTDGSAGRNNDINIRKLEAERAAKSLKLDYFEMIGLKDGYLDEINNLAALIANLIRKYRPKILFSHYFEDKHPDHKAVGESTKDALFLARTKREDLENVPYNCTNVLMFISDITKIPQSKVYLEITDFLEDKIKVLRLYESQREVLEPIPLMNKYISADVLEGENKAVEVFYPLTLVKGEGYYVL encoded by the coding sequence ATGGTGGATGCACTTTTCATAGGGGCTCATCCTGATGATTACGAGGCTTTTGCAGGGGGAACAATACTTCGATTGAAAAACGAAGGGAAAAGTTGTGGTGGAATAATCTTAACCGATGGCTCTGCAGGGAGAAACAACGATATCAACATAAGAAAATTGGAGGCAGAACGTGCTGCAAAATCTTTGAAACTTGATTATTTTGAAATGATAGGACTGAAAGACGGATATTTAGATGAAATTAATAATTTAGCCGCATTAATCGCAAATCTTATACGCAAATATAGGCCCAAAATCCTTTTCTCACACTATTTTGAAGATAAGCACCCCGATCATAAGGCAGTTGGAGAAAGTACTAAAGATGCCTTATTTTTAGCCAGAACCAAAAGAGAGGATTTAGAAAATGTGCCCTACAATTGTACCAATGTTCTTATGTTCATATCTGATATCACAAAGATTCCTCAATCAAAAGTTTATTTAGAAATCACCGATTTTTTGGAAGACAAAATCAAGGTTTTAAGATTATACGAATCTCAAAGGGAAGTTTTAGAGCCTATACCTTTGATGAACAAATACATATCAGCCGATGTTTTAGAAGGAGAAAATAAAGCCGTAGAAGTATTTTATCCTCTAACTTTGGTAAAAGGAGAAGGATATTATGTATTATAA
- a CDS encoding carbohydrate ABC transporter permease, giving the protein MIESAKIDGASELKIFWRIIIPLSQPVIADLAVLSFTWRWNDYIWPLLVVSSPKYMTLQLGLALFSGEHTVQWGSLLAMTTLSMIPVMVVFLAFQRYFVKGITMGSLK; this is encoded by the coding sequence GTGATAGAGAGCGCCAAAATCGATGGAGCAAGTGAATTAAAAATATTTTGGAGGATCATAATACCTTTATCTCAACCTGTAATAGCTGATTTGGCTGTGTTATCATTTACTTGGAGATGGAACGATTATATTTGGCCTTTGTTAGTTGTTAGTTCCCCAAAATATATGACCCTGCAGCTTGGATTGGCATTATTCTCAGGTGAGCATACCGTACAATGGGGATCTCTTTTGGCAATGACAACGCTCTCTATGATTCCTGTAATGGTTGTATTTTTAGCCTTTCAAAGGTATTTTGTAAAAGGTATAACAATGGGATCTTTAAAATAA
- a CDS encoding metallophosphoesterase family protein, whose product MMIDIIAISDEEVYLTNKDKKKFDLLICAGDLSPQYIDYVMNEFKPSLSLMVHGNHDKKYYKLYEEENNSFSKVYKGVYVLNHGIVNLKKFIGKDIIVAGFSGALAHGYRPFYFKERDINKFKREVRFSTIFKGNKYKQIDIMVTHNPPYIKNTIKKYGQSHIPSEALGEFYLKTFPKIWIYGHIHPRYDFQELDFEIKFLNNISYLINAVPYKLIKYDEEKKEVIEICTYKKISPKTILI is encoded by the coding sequence ATGATGATAGATATAATTGCTATTTCTGACGAGGAAGTATACTTAACAAATAAAGACAAGAAAAAGTTTGACTTACTTATTTGTGCAGGAGATCTTTCTCCACAATACATTGATTACGTGATGAACGAATTCAAACCATCCTTAAGCTTGATGGTACACGGTAATCATGATAAAAAGTATTATAAGTTATACGAAGAAGAAAATAACTCTTTCTCAAAGGTATACAAAGGAGTTTATGTTTTAAATCATGGCATAGTTAACTTAAAAAAATTCATAGGCAAAGACATTATAGTAGCAGGATTTTCCGGTGCTCTAGCTCATGGTTATAGACCTTTTTATTTCAAAGAAAGAGATATTAATAAATTTAAAAGAGAGGTACGTTTCAGTACAATCTTTAAAGGTAATAAGTACAAGCAAATCGATATAATGGTTACACACAATCCTCCTTATATTAAAAATACGATAAAAAAATACGGTCAATCTCATATCCCATCAGAAGCCTTGGGGGAGTTTTATCTTAAGACATTTCCAAAAATTTGGATATATGGTCATATTCATCCGCGATACGATTTCCAAGAACTTGATTTCGAAATTAAATTCTTAAATAATATTTCTTATTTAATAAATGCGGTACCTTACAAATTAATAAAGTACGATGAAGAAAAAAAAGAAGTTATAGAAATTTGTACTTATAAAAAGATAAGTCCAAAGACCATTTTAATTTAG
- a CDS encoding BMP family ABC transporter substrate-binding protein, which produces MYRTSRSLSRSEYEKANRLAKKDFLANISKGKDGYLPCLEDIIHNVEIIKEEKLGLIDIPIERIKGTYYHSRSLSFSANFYPLMKIDSEFASKWINLYEAHISEGIRDPVTAYEYMNWFYIVEGNKRVSVLKYSDAFSIRGEVTRLIPKWDENNPEIRIYYEFLDFYKKTKINIIWFNKEGKFKELYELIKDYEKKSEFVENKYDELVTSVYLLFRKLYREVAKDKISLTEEEAFLEYLKKFGLENVPTIEREMREQVNELVEELEERLGKPSEPLFKLPQIFAGKTLKVAFLYNTSIEESAWTYSHELGRRYVQERLGNEIITKYFENISDLKTYERILDKLEEEKFDLIFSTSFDFLQNQKTKEFQNVRFMYFSGYRTTKNINTYFGRMYEPRFLSGMIAGAMTTNNKIGYVASYGIPEVIMGINAFALGSKAVNPKSKVFVGWTNTWRNIEYERDTAEYLINEIGVDVLTHHQDSPEVCKVGEEYGVYTIGYHIDMKDYAPTTHLTSVVWNWGIYYENIIKDVLRGSNFSLFRLFSGSEKIENFWGGLKSGVVCLSPISEIVPSTTKNLVDTVKTDIIENRFHPFRGSIFDKKGNMKVSDGKDIEDEELMKMDWFVDNVYYS; this is translated from the coding sequence ATGTATAGAACCTCAAGAAGTCTCAGCAGAAGCGAGTATGAAAAAGCTAATAGATTAGCAAAAAAAGACTTTTTGGCTAATATTTCAAAAGGAAAAGATGGATATCTACCATGTTTAGAAGATATCATCCATAACGTTGAAATAATTAAGGAAGAAAAACTTGGTCTAATAGATATCCCTATAGAAAGGATCAAAGGAACGTACTATCATTCTCGGTCATTATCTTTTTCAGCAAATTTCTATCCTTTAATGAAAATTGATTCAGAATTTGCAAGTAAATGGATTAATTTGTACGAAGCTCATATATCTGAAGGGATAAGGGATCCGGTAACAGCCTACGAGTATATGAACTGGTTTTACATTGTTGAAGGAAACAAAAGGGTAAGTGTTTTGAAATATTCAGACGCTTTTTCAATTCGTGGGGAAGTTACTAGGCTGATCCCAAAATGGGATGAAAACAACCCTGAAATAAGGATCTACTATGAATTTCTAGATTTTTATAAAAAGACAAAGATCAATATAATTTGGTTCAATAAAGAGGGCAAATTCAAAGAACTTTATGAGTTAATCAAAGATTATGAGAAAAAAAGTGAGTTCGTTGAGAATAAATATGATGAACTGGTTACCTCAGTATATCTTCTATTTAGAAAGCTATATAGGGAAGTTGCTAAGGACAAGATTTCTCTGACTGAAGAAGAGGCTTTTTTAGAATACCTAAAAAAATTTGGTTTGGAGAATGTTCCCACTATTGAAAGAGAAATGAGGGAGCAAGTTAACGAGTTAGTAGAAGAATTAGAGGAACGACTAGGTAAACCATCAGAACCTTTATTCAAATTACCTCAGATTTTCGCTGGAAAAACATTAAAAGTAGCTTTCCTTTACAACACATCAATAGAAGAGTCTGCATGGACATATTCTCATGAATTGGGAAGAAGGTACGTTCAAGAACGACTAGGAAATGAAATAATAACAAAGTATTTTGAAAATATTTCTGATTTAAAAACATATGAAAGAATATTAGATAAACTTGAAGAAGAAAAGTTCGATTTAATATTTTCCACAAGTTTTGACTTCTTACAGAATCAAAAAACAAAAGAATTCCAAAATGTTCGATTCATGTATTTTTCCGGATATCGTACTACTAAGAATATTAACACATATTTTGGCCGGATGTACGAACCAAGATTCCTCTCCGGAATGATAGCAGGGGCTATGACAACTAACAATAAAATAGGTTACGTTGCTTCCTACGGTATACCTGAAGTTATAATGGGAATAAATGCCTTTGCTTTAGGGTCAAAAGCCGTTAATCCAAAATCAAAAGTATTTGTTGGATGGACGAATACTTGGCGCAATATAGAATACGAAAGAGACACTGCAGAGTATTTAATAAATGAAATCGGAGTTGATGTTTTAACCCATCATCAGGATTCTCCGGAAGTTTGCAAAGTTGGAGAAGAATATGGCGTGTATACTATTGGTTACCATATTGATATGAAAGATTATGCGCCAACTACCCATTTAACCTCGGTGGTATGGAATTGGGGAATTTACTACGAAAACATCATTAAAGATGTATTAAGAGGGTCAAATTTCTCCTTATTTAGATTGTTTTCCGGTTCAGAAAAGATTGAGAACTTTTGGGGTGGACTTAAGAGTGGAGTTGTTTGTTTGTCCCCTATAAGTGAAATAGTCCCTTCTACAACAAAAAACCTTGTTGACACTGTGAAAACGGATATTATAGAAAATAGGTTTCATCCTTTCCGAGGTAGTATTTTTGATAAGAAAGGTAATATGAAAGTCTCGGATGGCAAAGATATTGAAGACGAAGAACTAATGAAAATGGATTGGTTTGTAGACAACGTTTATTATTCCTAA
- a CDS encoding HAD family hydrolase, with protein MLRAIIFDMDGVIIDSEPIHYSANKRIFEELGIPINKSLYSNYIGVSNQEMWQDLKNEYDLQQSVEELLEKQNLENLQLLRECAKEPIEGVIELFKTLKENNYKIALASSSPMRLIKEVLCMFDIEKYFEVVVSSEYVARGKPKPDIFIYTAGLLKVKPGECVVIEDSKNGVKAAKAAGMKCIGFKNPNSLNQDLSKADLVVENMKEITLELIEKLEKVEA; from the coding sequence ATGTTAAGAGCTATTATTTTTGATATGGATGGGGTCATCATTGACAGTGAACCCATCCATTATAGTGCAAATAAAAGAATTTTTGAAGAACTGGGAATTCCTATTAATAAAAGTTTATACAGTAATTATATAGGCGTAAGTAACCAAGAAATGTGGCAAGATTTAAAAAATGAATACGATTTACAGCAAAGTGTCGAAGAATTGCTTGAAAAACAAAACTTAGAGAATTTGCAATTATTAAGAGAATGTGCTAAAGAGCCTATAGAAGGTGTGATAGAGTTATTTAAAACTCTGAAAGAAAACAATTATAAAATAGCTTTAGCCTCTTCCTCGCCAATGAGATTGATTAAAGAAGTTCTTTGCATGTTTGACATTGAGAAGTATTTTGAAGTTGTGGTGAGTTCAGAATACGTCGCTCGTGGCAAACCGAAACCTGATATTTTTATATACACAGCTGGATTGTTAAAGGTTAAACCAGGAGAATGTGTAGTTATAGAAGACTCAAAGAATGGTGTTAAAGCGGCAAAAGCTGCTGGGATGAAGTGTATAGGCTTTAAAAACCCCAACTCACTCAATCAGGATCTATCGAAAGCAGATTTAGTGGTGGAAAATATGAAAGAAATAACTTTAGAATTGATAGAAAAGTTAGAAAAAGTGGAGGCTTAA
- the ftsH gene encoding ATP-dependent zinc metalloprotease FtsH — translation MPENKNDKENRNDKENKNTKEEKKKVRPSNIIWVYIIFAVIFIGALISLNWENNPMISYSEMLSLINNGQVESIKINQNGNVEILGKDGTTYESFSPALVNDKQYVNSLIQKGIKIEYVESIGSKWWFALLINIIPIVIMVLFFFWLYRSATSGAKSSMNFGKSKAKKYEPIGEKVTFKDVAGIDEVLEEVEDIVKFLKNPQEFQELGARMPKGTLLVGPPGTGKTLTARAIAGEADVPFYYASGSDFVELFVGVGASRVRDLFKTAKENAPAIIFIDELDAVGRQRGAGLGGGNDEREQTLNALLVELDGFDPSTGVIVMAATNRPDVLDKALLRPGRFDKKIMVPPPDVKGREEILKIHIRKKKIAPDVDLKLLAKRTPGFVGADLENLVNEAALIASRKKKTQIEMSDFEEAIDRVLTGPSKKYRIISDKEKKILSYHELGHAILAYLLPNTDPVYKITIIPRGAGSLGSTLQIPEKDKYLIKKSEILDRIVVALGGRASEKLVFNFATTGAKDDLRKATDYAKSMIYRLGMSKKLGPVYWEGEEEEIFLGSELTKQKNYSEETAKELDVEVKKIINSMYDKAVELLKQNKERLDLLASYIFKKETIYGEEFKKLMNKDLEELKEYIGGEKEINEFLKIDVVNHVNYQPV, via the coding sequence ATGCCTGAAAATAAAAACGATAAAGAAAATAGAAACGATAAAGAAAATAAAAATACCAAAGAAGAAAAAAAGAAAGTAAGGCCTTCTAACATAATTTGGGTTTATATAATATTTGCAGTTATTTTTATTGGAGCTCTCATTTCTTTGAATTGGGAAAATAATCCTATGATATCTTATTCAGAAATGTTGAGTTTGATCAATAACGGCCAGGTGGAATCCATAAAAATAAATCAAAATGGAAACGTGGAAATACTTGGCAAAGACGGTACTACTTATGAATCTTTTTCACCAGCTTTAGTAAACGATAAACAATATGTGAATAGTTTAATTCAAAAAGGTATAAAGATAGAGTACGTCGAAAGTATTGGATCAAAGTGGTGGTTTGCGTTATTAATAAACATAATTCCCATAGTAATAATGGTGCTTTTCTTTTTTTGGTTATATCGCTCAGCTACGTCAGGTGCTAAAAGCAGCATGAACTTTGGAAAGAGTAAGGCAAAAAAGTATGAGCCCATCGGTGAAAAAGTTACTTTTAAAGATGTAGCAGGAATCGATGAAGTTTTAGAGGAAGTAGAAGACATTGTAAAATTTTTGAAGAACCCTCAAGAATTTCAAGAATTGGGTGCAAGAATGCCTAAAGGGACTTTATTGGTAGGACCTCCTGGAACAGGTAAAACTTTGACGGCAAGGGCTATAGCTGGTGAGGCAGATGTACCTTTTTATTATGCCAGTGGTTCAGATTTTGTGGAACTTTTTGTAGGGGTTGGTGCATCGCGAGTTAGAGATCTTTTTAAGACAGCTAAAGAAAATGCTCCTGCAATAATATTTATAGATGAATTAGATGCAGTAGGTAGACAAAGAGGAGCTGGTCTTGGTGGTGGTAACGATGAGAGAGAACAAACCCTTAATGCCTTGTTAGTAGAACTCGATGGTTTTGATCCTTCGACAGGGGTTATTGTAATGGCTGCTACCAATAGACCTGATGTTCTTGATAAAGCATTACTTAGACCTGGTAGGTTTGACAAAAAAATAATGGTGCCCCCTCCAGACGTAAAAGGAAGAGAAGAAATTTTAAAGATACATATACGTAAAAAGAAGATTGCCCCCGATGTTGATTTAAAATTGTTAGCCAAAAGGACACCGGGATTCGTCGGAGCAGATTTAGAAAATTTAGTTAACGAAGCGGCTTTAATAGCCTCAAGAAAGAAAAAAACTCAAATCGAAATGAGTGACTTTGAAGAGGCTATTGATAGAGTGTTAACTGGTCCATCCAAAAAGTATAGAATAATATCTGATAAGGAAAAGAAGATTCTATCATATCATGAACTTGGGCATGCTATTTTGGCATATTTATTGCCTAATACCGACCCTGTTTATAAGATTACTATTATTCCAAGGGGTGCAGGTTCGTTAGGTTCTACTTTACAAATTCCTGAAAAAGACAAATATCTAATTAAAAAATCTGAAATACTTGATAGAATCGTTGTAGCCCTTGGAGGAAGAGCAAGTGAGAAATTAGTTTTTAATTTTGCTACTACAGGAGCCAAAGATGACCTAAGAAAAGCTACGGATTACGCAAAATCCATGATTTATAGGTTAGGAATGTCCAAAAAATTGGGTCCGGTGTATTGGGAAGGAGAAGAGGAAGAAATATTTTTGGGGAGTGAATTGACAAAACAAAAGAATTATTCGGAAGAAACCGCGAAAGAACTTGATGTTGAAGTCAAGAAAATAATTAACTCTATGTACGACAAAGCGGTTGAACTGCTTAAACAAAATAAGGAAAGACTTGATCTTCTAGCTTCTTATATTTTTAAAAAAGAAACGATTTATGGTGAAGAGTTCAAAAAGCTTATGAACAAAGATCTTGAAGAGTTAAAGGAATATATTGGGGGCGAAAAAGAAATAAATGAATTTCTTAAAATAGATGTTGTGAATCATGTTAATTATCAACCTGTTTGA